In Syngnathus scovelli strain Florida chromosome 16, RoL_Ssco_1.2, whole genome shotgun sequence, the genomic stretch ATGTATGAAAACTTAAATCAACATAAAATTACAGTAGGATGATCTCTGACTAGAGCCAATCATTTTCCAATTTCATTATTGGTGTTTGTTTAACTATAAAATAATTATTGTAATATTAATAATTCTTGAATGTTAGAAAACTTTATTCAAAACTTGAGACGTGTTCAGTTCATGAAGATTATTTGTAATTTAAACTCTCTGCCATCTTGCGTAAGATAAGAAGAAGGTAAAAAAGAGATGACAATGATTTTTCAATTTGTTATTTGACCTCAGCTATTTAGTTTGAATGAGAATTGTGACAGCGAGTTTACAAGGCACATAACATTATTTAACATTTTGCACTCTGACAAAAGGAAAGAACGCCAAGAAATTAAACTTTTGTTAAAGTTTGATTAAAAATTGTGCTTGCAGTCTGACTTTTGACATTTTACTGATCGAATAATGTACTGGAGATAacttacatacacacacaaataatgaTATGGGTGGTTCTCAGGAAGTATGGTCCAACATTTCGAGTCAATATTATTTATCCTTTGCAATCCCCACGCAGATTTCACAGTTTACAAGATTGCAAACATATTGCAGAGATGAAATTAATGACATTTGTGCTGtgggaaaaaataattttgctCCTGATTGTGATGGTATTTATCTGTGCCTAGATTGTGGCGAGGATGGGATTTTTCTGTTTGCATTTATTCGCAGTGAGCAAGCTACGTCCATCTGAGAAACAAAACACGATTTCCACGTGACGGCGTTTCCGCTTTAATCCTGTTTGCCTTTGTTTTTCCGCGTTGGCCGCAAATGGATCCTTTGATCCGAGTAAACCTCAAGCGGCGCTGGCTACGGTATAGCGACTTCAACCAttttgtgtgtgagcgtgttacACGTGGCTTCGAGGCGCTGCATGCGTGAAAGTAATGAGATTGAAAGATAAAACGATGGAGTGCAGAGAAGCAAAAATCatatcaggattttttttttgtacggcTAAACCAGCAGCGTACATTTTCTTTAGCGGGTTTCTTTGGTCGCAATTTTAAGCTAGTAAACCAAATCAATTTGTTATTTACAGTGAACCCCGTTGTATTGCGGTTCATCGTTTTGTGGGTTtttacaatatatatttttttttttttacagtaaactTTAACTGGACGAACAGTATGTAGCAAAGAGTGGTTGATCaagattaaaaataagtactacTTTAATTTTTTGTACGTTTAAGCATATTTTAATGAATGTACATGTGTTAAAAGAATGTGGAATGGGGAAATACTTTCTAGGTTGGTCTGAACGTATCTCCAGTGATAAACGAGGGTTCACTGTAATATACAGATTTTTATGGAGTGataggttggggggggggacattcTTTGTGGTCTTTCCAAACAAAGCACATCAGTTGAAAAAGGTGAGCTTCATGATTTTATATAAAAAAGTAGAAAGACGGCAAAAAAGATTgttggaaaaagaaaagtgaaTGTTCTGGTCCTTCACTGGGATTCCAGTCAAGAGAaagtttttggaaaaaaagtcaagcctATCGGTTCCCTGGGAGTttggattgggggggggggggggggggggggttccagaTGTTTAGGATTGTATATCAGCAGTCTAGACCTGCGTGGAATAGGAGCGGTGCAGCGTGGCGTAGCGCCCGGCTGAATGTGCGGCACAGCGAGGAGAGTGCTGTTCCGGCTGGTCTAGACTTCGCTGGAAATGGAGCGAGACAGTATGAGGACATCGGGTTTGGCGGGGAACCGATAGGGCTGATGGTCATGTGATCTCGGTGAACGGAGATCCCCCAGGAGTCTGCAGGGGAAAGAGAGGagtgagaaagaggaggaggaggagagaggaaAGCCAAGAGGAGGATCATCAAGAGAGATGCACAGGGGGGAGAGAGGATGTCGCTATAAAATAGAAATATGCAAATAAAGGAAAGGGATAGCGAGCTGAAAAGACTTGGTTAGAATGGTGGAACGTAAGTGTTGTAGAGTGGGGGGGAAGAGCAAAGTGCCGGATGCTGGTGGTGGAGAGTGAGGGACGAAAGGAGCAGATTGAGAGGAGAGAGGCAAGGTGGGAGACAGAGGAAAATAGGCAATCAGGTAAGGGTTAGAACacgggacagacggacggacggacggacggacggaccacAAAGGAGGCAAGGCGTTTTACAAAACACACTGGCTATCTTTATATCACGGGGAAGATGTTCTCAAGGCTATTTTTAAAACAGTCGTGCCATTATATGTAGCCagagaacaaaataaataatttaaaaaaatctttattaaaaaaaatacagatttatatatatataaaatatatattttatttatatatattttatatttatttataattatattttgtatttataaaTACATCAATACAtcttatatataaataatatataatatatatattttatttatatacgtacatatataaatttacatttaaaaaaatatatatatagcatATATATACGAACTCACACACTTGCAACAGACACAAGACTTTTACATGTATAACACTTTTTGATTAGCGtgagaagaaacaaaacaaaacaatttgttcCATTCTCATGTTGAAATGTAACCACAGCACATTTCACGCCAGTAGAACAAATCCCAGCTGTTGTCTTATCAGCTGACTGCACAACGTGCATGTGCACAAAGTTAAAGGATTcgccttttgtttttgttttttcatgcaTGTGAgtttggttgaaaaaaaaaaaaaaaggacagcagATTTAGGTTAAAAAAACAAGGACTGTTTATCTGTGTGTATAAACATGCACCAGCCCTTACCTGAGGGCCACTTAACTTTTCAAGTGGACTTTCCACACATGGCAGCGTCACCATGGGCATCCCCAACGTTGACTCAGGGCGCTGGGGAACTTGCAAAAGCGGCCTAGGCTGCATTTGCTGGAAGTTGTTAATCACACAAGTCACCTGGAGGAAGATTTCGAGAAACACCTGAGACACCTAACAGAGACACCAATACTTTTTTCGTCCTCACCAGAAAGACAGCGATAGCTCCTCCGGTGAAGAATCCCGCCAGGACGTCGGCCCAGTGGTTTCGATATTCAGCCACCCTGACCACGCCTACGATCATGGCCAGACACAGCAAGGTGAAGCTGACGGTGGGCTTTGTCAGACGCGTACCTTTGGTCTTGAACACCAGCGTCACATACATCTGAAGAAAAGCAACGTGAGAGACGACACAGTCGGGAACAACAATTGCATTTGATAAAGGACAGCAGGATTTTTCTAAAGGTCAACGTGAAATACACATTTTCTAGCCAAGATGTATGACGGACTTAAATCTTCTTGAAAGGGTCAACTGGAAAACATAATCTCTAATCAAGGAGGTGAGATTGATAGCATGACATCTTTTTATAGAAGCTCCAGAACCTACCACTGTGTACACCGCAGAGTAGACGCCGAGCGCCGCGTCCTTGGATGGGAAAGATTTACGGGCAGATATAACAACGAGAGGGTTGCCCGTGCAGGCTCGGCGTTCTGTGATGTATTGCGTGTTGGACTGGCAACCCAGGATTGTGTAGTTTGGTCGGCATGCGGAGAGGAAGTGAGGAGTTTGGTTTCCTGTCACCAACTGACCGGCATTGGCGAAGATGCTTGTGGTAAATAGACCAAAGGCATAGACACCTGGATTGAGATAAATAAAGGTAGTGtcccagagaaaaaaaaaaaaaaacatttgaaattgaAGTGGTGTTCGACATCTAAGGTAATGGTTCCCATTtagatgaatgggaattaaattaatccgttccagcacAAGAAAGAAACTATGTCTACCATGTTTTTATTGGTGtggaatttaaaataaataaaaattccatTCTTAAATCAAATTGTGTGAGGTTCCTCTGGATATCACGTAAGCAAATTCATTTTCAAACATCACAACTGagtaaaatggatttttttattatttaaacttAGCTGACAAACTCTAATTCCTTTCATGTTAGTTTTCGCTTTGACtgctaatttgtttttttgcattcttCTCAATCGAGGAAATAATGATTAAGCAGCGGAATACAAAACAGCGTTCACCTAAGAAGCGGATGATACGTCTCAGCAGGGGGTTGAAGTAGCAGCATTCTGCCGTGACAATGGTCTTCTCCTGGGTTCCCTCCGCCTTGGTGAAGAAAGCACACAGTTCTCCAACGACAATctgaagacacacacaaaaccattacacaaaaaaaacaacctacaCAGGCCTTGCCATCGCATGCCAAGCTTGTTCTTTCTCCCATTAGTGAAACATAACCCTTGAGGCTGTTCCTCGGCAACCATCTAAACAACATCACAAGCGCAAAATTAAAACTGAAGGGCGAGATTTGATCTGTTGAATCAAGTCAGAGCTATTAAGGGCAACGTCACATTCTGGATATCAACTGAAGGGGTCGTATAAAGACACCATCATGTCCAGTGGGACGCTCGCTATGCGTACTGGAATATCTATGCTAATCAAGATAGTGTGCTGTCACTTTTGGACAAACGCTCTTGAGCACGTAGCCTCAGGCAAAGCTATCCAGAAGTGGGTGGCAGGCTTGATAGGAAGCATGGAGTACAATTCGGGCAAGCTCTCATGCCTTTCATTCACTGTCTTTACTCATGATGTGTCTATTTTCTGCAGCAACATTTAAATGTAGCATGCTAGCAGCTGAGcaattgagaagcactgattCAGAGTAATAATggaagaaataaacaaaaacaaagctaaATTTATGTGTTCAGATTTgttaaaccatttttttttttttagggggggtcgGGGAGGTCGCCATTGCCCATTATCTGGTTTAGGGCCGGCCCTGCCACATATAGATAAGTAAAGAAAATAATCTCTAGACTGCATTAACTAATtaaattaaagaaaataaatgggTAGGAGTGGTGGAGTTTTGTGCTCGACAGTTGGACAGCCAAGCAAGCCCCAAAAAAGAAGGCACAACTTGTTAAAAGTTGTTTCACTTTTGAAATAACATCTACTGATCAGCAAGAGAAAGGCATGAGCACGCTTTCGACTCGCCACCTAATCCATTGAGTCCATGCAGGCTCGGTCCACCAGGAAATTGGTACACGGGATGAAGTTGGCTCGCTCAAATCGATCAAAATGAAATAATGACTGGTGACCTCATGAGTTCTGAGATTTAAATGAAATATTGGAATCTGGGAATGATTCAGTCCATCTTTTTTATTGCGGTGAGTATTAATAGTAGAGGACTAATATTCAGACATTGAGGAGATacagcaaagtttttttttattctaatgaCATTAGATAACCTCAATCCAACCCAGTCACAACAATTGGTGCCATCTCCCACCACGACTTCCATCTGTGCCTTTGACCCGAGATAATTTTTGCACTCAACTACGAGGGAGGTCTGTATTTTTATGATGTCACATATGGACATTAGAAGATCCATTTTTTCTCTATGGCTAAAAACGATGAGGTCGATGTGCTAACCAGACACTTCTATTGCCCAGTTTGAAGAAAGTTACAAAAGTTTGAAAATATATTAttgtctgaaaagaaaaaacctGTAGTCAATCATGTCATCTTGTACTATGGGCCATTTTGGTTCACACTTAGCGTCTTGCTTGGAACTAAACTGTTTTTCTCTTGGAAACCCCAGAGCGCATGCACTCCCTCTAAATTGCTTTCCATTGTGTAAATTGTCGCTTTTCATTGCCCACccagagagttttttttttcttcttcacactGTGAGCCACGATAACAATGCACTCACTGACTTTGGctcttcaattttctttttgtaaCAACATCACGCACATACACCTGCTTGTCGGGTTTGAGGGTGTCCCCCTCCATGCAGTTCACCAATCTGCTCAAATTGCAGAAATAATTCATATTTTCTTAACAAATTCACACCTTCTTGCTGATTTTGCTTTTTCTCACACActcataaataaatcaaactcTTACCGTGAAGGTGGGAATGGCAGTGACAAGCGAGTAGATGAGGACGGGGGGAATCTTGCTGGTGGTGTCTGGTCCAGGGTAAGGCTTGGAGAAGGTTTTGTCATAGCAGAAGAACCCTTGGATGTGCACGGGGAAGGTGTCAGTGAACTCAAAGTAGTAAGCCAGAAGAACTGTCCCAGCCATGATCACCAGCTGGAAATAGAACATTATCACTCCGTTAGGAAATGACAGGAGAGCGAGAAGaggtggaggagggggaggaggagaggaagctGGCCGGCAAAGAGGAGATGCTTCGGAAAATATCAGACACAGAGTGAGATTTCGGGATCCAGATTAGAAGCCgacgagaaagagagcgagagagggcaCACATGAAAAGATAAGGACATGAAAGTGCTGgaatttctcccccccccccctttttaggGGGGGAAAAATGGGAGAAAAAAACTAAAGTGGGTTCTTCAGCAAGGAATTAAAGAGTGAGAGAGCGGATAAGCTAACATGTATGATTACTAATATGTAGGCAGTGTCACTTCTGCTAAAATGGAaacctaaaaaaataataataaataaattaaaattaaaattaaaattaaaattaaaattaaaattaaaattaaaattaaaattaaaattaaaattaaaattaaaataattcccAGAAATACGGTGGTGCCATGTACAATTTTACACTACAATAACCAGTAACAAATAAATGAGTAACTTAAGCCGaagatgtcaaactcattttcggCATGGACCTCATTGTAATTATGGTTTCCCTCAAAGGACGGTTATCACcgtgaaaacaaaaaacaaacgatGTTATTTCATGttttatcattgttttttttccagactgGTGATTGATTTGAATGTATTTTTCAATCAAATGAGCCTAACTTGTAAGGGAATTGATTCTTGTATTCAACaagcacatcttctgcatgccccattttttttttcccatagactgttttattttttctatacCACTCAACATCAAAATCAATATGTCTCAGACAGACTATAGTGTAGTCTCAAAATTACAGTAGACAACTGGGAGATAACAGCAGGGCTATCAAGacactattttctttttttttttttcaggtccaGGGTAGAAAAACAGCAATGGCATAAGAAAGAAACTTCAGACAGGTCATGGCAGTACTCCAAATAAATGCTCCCGCTTATTTCTACCCTGAAAACACACATGGTGTCCAAAAGACTTTTTTCTTGACAGacatggatttttgttttctaaATGGCTGATTTATGCCCAGACGTAACATGCTTTCTGGTTTCATTCCTTTTTGCCTCTCCATGGAGGTCAAATAATGTCCTTGCAGGCTGCTGCTGCTAAAGTTGTGTAATCTAAGAGTAGTTTTGTGTTTCATGGATGGAGGATTCAGAGCAGAGAGATGGAGAAGGAAGGCTTTTACACTCATACACATGCTTTCCATTAAGAAGGCCACTATACAAACACGCAACACTGCACCTGCGTGCATGAGCAGCATGACAGGGCTTACAAAATAGAGGGAGAAGCTGAAGCAGTAAATCGGAGGGGATCAAGCGGAattggacaaaaacaaaagacgaTAGAAAGGAGGAAGGGGCAAggtaaattgattttttttcttattttatgcTTGGTATTTCTCCAGAGACTGAAGGTTGACTATTTGTTGCTGCAAGAAATGAAGTTGTGTTTGtcggagttaaaaaaaaaaaaaaatgttcttgtTTTCATCTTCTTGACCTGAAGAGAGACAAAAATCTGgtgaataatttgaaaaaataaaaataatttggagGAGCAATCAAGAAATAATAActgcaaccatattaaaaactttCTGTTACTCCAGTTTTTATCCATCTACTATTTTATAGTAAGCCAGTATCTTTGTATTCCACACTCTGAcctcctccaaaaaaaaaaaaaaaacacccactcACCAAAATATCACCAGCACACCAAATCTACCCACACATCATGATCCCACTTTGATATTCCAAAACCTCTTCTATTCTTTTGTGTCTCTTCCTACGATTTAATCAAACCACAGTTATGTCACAACACATCTTCTGAAAGAAATATTCCTGTAGGTTATATTGCGTGAAGAAGATACTGACAGGCGGTCAGTGCTAATTAGAGCTTCTCAGCAGGAGCTGGACAAGCTCGTCGGCTTGCACTGAAGGCCAATTTGTCACTTCAAATATTTGAAAGACTCCCTGCTGACAGATGTTGAACAAACTGGGGAAATAAGTGATGTGATAACTACGGCAAAGTCACGCAGGTATTTTTTTTAGCCATATTTGTGTGAGGTTTCCATCATACAAAATGAGTTCCATCTATATAAGATGTTTTATTTctaagcttttaaaaaaaaatgctgcatttaatctctttttatgCCAGGAGGAAGAAAATTGAGAAAGAAATTGAATTTGATGATTCAGTTTAATATTTTTCAATCTCGTAATACCCATAGGGGGCACCAAAATTAACTTATCTACCAAAATAAGGCCCAATCGGACCTCTTGGAAATATTAACCTGCATTCTTTCAGATGTGTTTCATAGAAGGAGTGTGTGTTAGCGGGGAAAGAGTGTAGCATTTGTGCTGTAAATGCGAGCGCTAAAGGGAACTCCGACGGGAATGGCAGAAAGGAGATAATCGCTTTAATCATCCTACGAGCCAGCCTACTTTCCCCATTTCAAAAGCACCTCTCCTTTTTCTCTCGTGTCATCTTCTGCCAGACATCATGCACACTAGCTTACAATTATCTTTTAATGGATAATGCAGCACCTCTCCTGCTGGGAAATTGTCTTTTATAGGCCAAggtaattaaaacattgcaatagATTTATCTATTTGTGAGAAAAATGTTTGATTGGTGTATGGTCATTAAAATTTATTGTATTGGAGTGAAGTGGAATGATTCATAATTTagattttctggatttttttttgtcaaagccTCACAGAAGCCCATCATGCAACGTGAGATGTTATATCATAAGGCCTCAGTTGAGACTATATCAAAAGATGAActggtttgcttttttttttggtcttgatTTTGACATCCAGAGTATAAGATTATATAGAATATATCAGAAAGATCTACAAAATAACAAAAGGTGGCAGATAGGGTGACACTGGTGAGACTAAATTTCTGAAAAATAATATTCTTGTACACTCAAAATGCATCGTGGCGCTATGACTCTTTATATATTTAGTTTCACATCACAGCAAACTGCATTTGTTGTACTAGAACGCATCAGGCGTCAGTCATATAGCAGCAGTGCCCTCTAGCGGTAGAATTACATATCATATGTTTTTACATTAATTTTCCCTCCTCAAGCCATGACAATGTATGTACAGTATTTCAATTTACtttacatttgtgtttatgCAATACAGTAAAATATTTTGTGGTATCTGAGCTTGATTAGTTTCTTTTTTGACTCTCCCTTTGGACTAACACAATCAATATTGCAGAATGGACACGCCcattaaaaatattaatataTTTCTTTAGGATAGAAAATACTTTTTATTTGATCAATAAGTGATTTAGTCTTTGAACGTATTTATTGGACTTTTAGCCCACCATTAATATACAAACTAATAAACCTGTAAAACAGTGACAGGAAATCACTGCTTATTTACAAACTGAGCGGCTAGAGAACATTAATATTCATTGGGAGATGCGAGTACTCCTACTTTAATAATTTAAAGTTTAGCTTAAAAGAATTCCCACGTGCCGTAATAAAACGTCTCAGACATTCTTCTGTTGAAATACGGTACAATATGGACAAGACATCATAGTGCATTTAGTTTCCACTCTGGTTGATATTTTGGATTACtttggcatgttttttttgttttttttagtcatgACGAGGCAGACTGCAACTTCGTTACCATGACAACTGAGAGCAGAGCGAGGGCATGTTGGGCATGTTGTCAACTTAGTGACTGTGACTTTATTGAGTGAGTGTTCCATCTTgtgggtatttaaaaaaaaaaaaaaaaagtttctattTGTCTATACGTCTACGTTCCAGGAAGTGTGTCAAGCAAACACttatattctttttttattattaaaaatgtgtataaataaagatttttttgtattactttttttcatttacaCATTTTTACTGTGCTACGGATGAATAAGTATTTATGCTGCTGTCCATTTTTTCCTAAACCTCCTAAATCTCCCGTGATGACACACAAGCAAAGAATCAGACAGAAAAGTCCAAGATGAGAAAAGCAAAATCGAGAAGACAAGCAGAAAAAGATGGCTGAGTAGGTAACACTGATGAGAAAGGTTGTGACTTCCGATTAAAGGCACAGGATTCCCCAAAAAAGAACTGAGTCGAACTGATCTGTTGCTATGGTAACCGCTGATAAGGTGTGGGGCAAAAAAAGGATTCTTGACATCCAACTCtcaaacacaa encodes the following:
- the plppr2a gene encoding phospholipid phosphatase-related protein type 2a isoform X2 produces the protein MALEEKPGVKSSSSIVPCFLFVELVIMAGTVLLAYYFEFTDTFPVHIQGFFCYDKTFSKPYPGPDTTSKIPPVLIYSLVTAIPTFTIVVGELCAFFTKAEGTQEKTIVTAECCYFNPLLRRIIRFLGVYAFGLFTTSIFANAGQLVTGNQTPHFLSACRPNYTILGCQSNTQYITERRACTGNPLVVISARKSFPSKDAALGVYSAVYTVMYVTLVFKTKGTRLTKPTVSFTLLCLAMIVGVVRVAEYRNHWADVLAGFFTGGAIAVFLVTCVINNFQQMQPRPLLQVPQRPESTLGMPMVTLPCVESPLEKLSGPQHPALCSSPPLYNTYVPPF
- the plppr2a gene encoding phospholipid phosphatase-related protein type 2a isoform X1, which produces MALEEKPGVKSSSSIVPCFLFVELVIMAGTVLLAYYFEFTDTFPVHIQGFFCYDKTFSKPYPGPDTTSKIPPVLIYSLVTAIPTFTIVVGELCAFFTKAEGTQEKTIVTAECCYFNPLLRRIIRFLGVYAFGLFTTSIFANAGQLVTGNQTPHFLSACRPNYTILGCQSNTQYITERRACTGNPLVVISARKSFPSKDAALGVYSAVYTVMYVTLVFKTKGTRLTKPTVSFTLLCLAMIVGVVRVAEYRNHWADVLAGFFTGGAIAVFLVTCVINNFQQMQPRPLLQVPQRPESTLGMPMVTLPCVESPLEKLLGDLRSPRSHDHQPYRFPAKPDVLILSRSISSEV
- the plppr2a gene encoding phospholipid phosphatase-related protein type 2a isoform X3; translation: MALEEKPGVKSSSSIVPCFLFVELVIMAGTVLLAYYFEFTDTFPVHIQGFFCYDKTFSKPYPGPDTTSKIPPVLIYSLVTAIPTFTIVVGELCAFFTKAEGTQEKTIVTAECCYFNPLLRRIIRFLGVYAFGLFTTSIFANAGQLVTGNQTPHFLSACRPNYTILGCQSNTQYITERRACTGNPLVVISARKSFPSKDAALGVYSAVYTVMYVTLVFKTKGTRLTKPTVSFTLLCLAMIVGVVRVAEYRNHWADVLAGFFTGGAIAVFLVTCVINNFQQMQPRPLLQVPQRPESTLGMPMVTLPCVESPLEKLSGPQTPGGSPFTEIT